A single Stigmatopora argus isolate UIUO_Sarg chromosome 7, RoL_Sarg_1.0, whole genome shotgun sequence DNA region contains:
- the eif3ba gene encoding eukaryotic translation initiation factor 3, subunit Ba — protein MQETVDMMDDPEYEEEEPSFSDPDDFEDDVDDEELLEDILGEKPQEADGIDSMVVVDNVPQVGPERLEKLKNVIHKIFSKFGKITTEVYPDTDGTTKGYIFLEYASPNQALEAVKNADGYKLDKQHTFRVNLFTDFDKYMNISDEWETPEKQPFKDFGNMRHWIEDADCRDQYSVIYEGGERTVIFSNDAKDPVISEERARWTETYVRWSPKGTYLATFHQRGIALWGGEKFKQIQRFSHQGVSLIDFSPCERYVVTFSPLIDTKEDPQAIIIWDILTGQKKRGFHCESAAHWPIFKWSHDGKFFARMTQDTLSIYETPSMGLLDKKSLKISGIKDFSWSPGDNIIAFWVPEDKDIPARVALMQLPSRQEIRVRNLFNVVDCKLHWQRNGDYLCVKVDRTPKGTQGVVTNFEIFRMREKQVPVDVVEMKESIIAFAWEPNGSKFAVLQGETPRISASFYHVKNNGKIEMIKMFDKQQANSIFWSPQGQFLVLAGLRSMNGALAFVDTSDCTLMNIAEHYTASDVEWDPTGRYVVTSVSCWSHKVDNAYWLWTFQGRLLQKNNNDRFCQLLWRPRPNSLLSADEIKIIKKDLKKYSKIFEQKDRLSQSKASKELVDKRRAMMDDYRQYREQALQVYAEQKDARVELRGGVDTDEPDSNVDDWEEETIEFFINEEIIPIGDL, from the exons ATGCAAGAAACGGTGGATATGATGGACGATCCCGAGTACGAGGAAGAGGAGCCCTCTTTTAGCGACCCGGATGACTTCGAGGATGACGTCGACGACGAGG AACTTCTTGAAGACATCTTGGGGGAGAAACCACAGGAGGCTGATGGCATCGACtctatggtggtggtggacaACGTGCCACAGGTTGGTCCGGAACGATTGGAAAAACTGAAGAACGTTATCCACAAGATCTTTTCCAAGTTTGGAAAGATAACCACTGAGGTCTACCCAGATACCGATGGCACAACCAAAGG gTACATCTTTTTGGAGTACGCTTCGCCCAACCAGGCTCTGGAGGCGGTGAAAAATGCAGATGGATACAAACTGGACAAACAGCATACATTTAGGGTCAACCTCTTCACTGACTTTGACAA gtacATGAACATCAGTGATGAGTGGGAAACTCCCGAGAAGCAGCCCTTCAAAGACTTT GGTAACATGCGACACTGGATCGAGGACGCCGACTGTCGCGACCAGTACAGTGTCATCTACGAAGGTGGTGAGAGGACAGTCATTTTCTCCAACGACGCCAAGGATCCGGTCATTTCTGAAGAGAGGGCG CGCTGGACAGAGACGTATGTGCGTTGGTCCCCCAAAGGCACTTACCTGGCCACCTTCCACCAACGGGGCATAGCTTTGTGGGGCGGTGAGAAGTTCAAGCAGATTCAAAGATTCAGTCATCAAGGGGTGTCTCTTATCGACTTCTCACCCTGTGAGAG GTACGTGGTGACTTTCAGTCCGCTGATTGACACCAAAGAGGACCCGCAGGCTATCATCATCTGGGACATTCTGACTGGTCAGAAGAAGAGAGGTTTCCACTGCGAGAGCGCCGCACACTGGCCTATATTCAA ATGGAGCCACGATGGAAAGTTCTTTGCCCGGATGACACAAGACACACTGAGCATCTATGAAACACCA TCTATGGGCCTGCTTGACAAGAAGAGTCTAAAGATCAGTGGAATCAA GGACTTCTCGTGGTCACCGGGCGACAACATCATTGCGTTCTGGGTGCCAGAGGACAAGGACATCCCGGCCAGGGTGGCCCTGATGCAGCTGCCCTCCCGCCAGGAAATCCGTGTTCGCAACCTCTTCAATGTGGTGGACTGCAAGCTCCATTGGCAGAGGAATGGAGACTATCTCTGTGTGAAAGTAGACAGGACGCCAAAGGGGACGCAG GGTGTGGTCACCAACTTTGAAATCTTCCGCATGAGAGAGAAACAGGTCCCTGTTGATGTGGTGGAGATGAAGG AGAGCATCATTGCATTTGCCTGGGAGCCCAACGGCAGTAAGTTTGCTGTCCTGCAAGGGGAAACCCCTAGGATCAGTGCCTCCTTCTACCACGTCAAAAACAACGGCAAGATCGAGATGATAA AGATGTTTGACAAGCAGCAGGCAAACAGCATCTTCTGGAGCCCTCAGGGACAGTTCTTGGTTCTGGCTGGACTCAGGAG TATGAATGGCGCGCTCGCCTTTGTGGATACTTCGGACTGCACCTTGATGAATATAGCAGAGCATTACACGGCCTCCGATGTGGAGTGGGACCCTACCGGACGCTATGTGGTCACTTCAGTCTCCTGCTGGAGCCACAAA GTGGACAATGCTTATTGGCTATGGACATTCCAGGGTCGCCTTCTTCAAAAGAACAACAACGACCGCTTCTGCCAGTTGTTGTGGAGACCCCGACCGAATAGCCTCCTCAGTGCAGATGAGATCAAG ATAATCAAGAAGGATCTGAAGAAATATTCCAAGATCTTTGAGCAGAAAGATCGTCTGAGCCAGTCCAAGGCTTCTaag GAACTGGTGGACAAACGTAGGGCCATGATGGACGACTACCGCCAATACAGGGAGCAGGCACTACAGGTCTACGCAGAGCAGAAAGACGCCCGCGTGGAACTCCGAGGAG GGGTGGACACCGATGAGCCAGACAGCAATGTGGACGACTGGGAGGAGGAgacaattgaattttttatcAATGAAGAAATCATTCCTATCGGAGATCTGTAG